Proteins from a single region of Hermetia illucens chromosome 3, iHerIll2.2.curated.20191125, whole genome shotgun sequence:
- the LOC119651884 gene encoding heterogeneous nuclear ribonucleoprotein 87F, protein MIPHSKVFIGGLPSGSKPHELRRLFENYGVVTECDIMNRCGFVHMESPQMADNAIRGLHNTTFKGAVIYVEPGRPKDRNRSAGGGGSGGMGRGGPVGGPNQRIGGGGGGDNIGPMQQRTNFDNARAGPGTQGPPKGRQAGGSNFGPMRRDRNFNGGPRRGPEPYSRDGRRSGNNYQEGFQSGGNRNFDLNDGPNNFNSGPMNNFSGPGGNMGMDSFGGARNSAGNFGMGNQDKRGFALPDQSFSNNCGPMLGPNQNMGMVQGGGGGGSFGNNSNSFNRSGGMNASPNWGGGFGGNSSPFNRSAGNGNMNQSNRQYGQQGRGGPMNQGGGQNQGGFPLNQNYNEAFPPLGVNRGNSGGRNGPPGFRNNFGMRNGGFNRGGNMGNRNGPPRRDNMMSNRR, encoded by the exons atgatACCT CACTCAAAAGTGTTTATCGGAGGTCTTCCGTCCGGCTCTAAGCCGCATGAATTGCGACGGCTCTTCGAGAACTATGGAGTCGTGACTGAATGTGATATTATGAATCGATGCGGCTTCGTACATATGGAGAGTCCGCAGATGGCAGACAACGCTATTCGAGGCCTGCACAATACGACTTTCAAAGGAGCAGTGATATACGTGGAACCAGGACGTCCTAAAGATAGAAACAGGAGTGCTGGTGGCGGAGGGAGCGGCGGAATGGGACGCGGTGGACCTGTTGGCGGACCCAATCAACGAATTGGCGGTGGAGGCGGCGGAG aCAATATAGGACCAATGCAGCAAAGAACAAATTTCGACAATGCACGAGCGGGTCCGGGAACCCAGGGACCTCCGAAAGGCAGACAGGCAGGTGGTAGCAACTTTGGTCCCATGCGACGGGACCGCAATTTCAACGGGGGCCCACGCAGAGGTCCAGAGCCGTACAGCAGAGATGGCCGAAGAAGCGGCAACAACTATCAGGAGGGCTTCCAAAGCGGTGGAAATCGCAATTTTGACTTAAATGATGGTCCTAATAATTTCAATAGTGGCCCAATGAATAATTTCAGTGGTCCTGGTGGAAATATGGGAATGGATAGTTTCGGCGGTGCGAGAAACAGTGCCGGTAACTTTGGAATGGGCAATCAAGACAAAAGGGGATTCGCACTTCCCGATCAATCGTTTAGCAATAATTGTGGCCCGATGCTGGGACCAAACCAAAACATGGGAATGGTTCAGGGAGGAGGGGGTGGAGGttcgttcggcaataattcaaATTCGTTCAACAGATCAGGGGGAATGAATGCAAGTCCAAATTGGGGTGGAGGGTTTGGTGGTAATTCAAGTCCATTCAATAGATCTGCTGGAAATGGAAATAT GAACCAATCAAACAGACAATATGGTCAGCAAGGCCGAGGAGGTCCGATGAACCAAGGAGGAGGCCAAAATCAAGGAGGATTTCCTTTGAATCAAAACTACAACGAAGCTTTTCCCCCACTTGGAGTAAATAGAGGAAACAGTGGGGGACGAAATGGACCACCTGGATTTAGGAACAACTTCGGTATGAGGAATGGAGGTTTTAACCGAGGAGGCAATATGGGAAATCG caaTGGGCCGCCACGGCGAGATAATATGATGTCGAATCGTCGCTAA